In Piliocolobus tephrosceles isolate RC106 chromosome 10, ASM277652v3, whole genome shotgun sequence, a single window of DNA contains:
- the GPRC5D gene encoding G-protein coupled receptor family C group 5 member D isoform X2 has protein sequence MYKDCIESTGDYFLPCDSEGPWGIILESLAILGIVVTILLFLAFLFLMRKIQDCSQWNVLPTQLLFLLSVLGLFGLAFAFIIQLNQQTAPVRYFLFGVLFALCFSCLLAHASNLVKLVRGRVSFSWTTILCIAIGCSLLQVIIAIEYVTLIMTRGMMFVHMTPCQLNVDFVVLLVYVLFLMALTFFVSKATFCGPCENWKQHGRLIFITVLFSIIIWVVWISMLLRGNPQFQRQPQWDDPVVCIALVTNAWVFLLLYIVPELCILYRSCRQECPSQGHACPVTAYQRSFQVENQELSRDC, from the coding sequence ATGTACAAGGACTGCATCGAGTCCACTGGAGACTATTTTCTTCCCTGTGACTCTGAGGGGCCATGGGGCATCATTCTGGAGTCCCTGGCAATACTTGGCATCGTGGTCACAATTCTGCTATTCTTAGCATTTCTCTTCCTCATGCGAAAGATCCAAGACTGCAGCCAGTGGAATGTCCTCCCCAcccagctcctcttcctcctgagtGTGCTGGGGCTCTTTGGACTCGCTTTTGCCTTCATCATCCAGCTCAATCAGCAAACTGCCCCCGTACGCTACTTTCTCTTCGGGGTTCTCTTTGCTCTCTGTTTCTCGTGCCTCTTAGCCCATGCCTCCAACCTAGTGAAGCTGGTTCGGGGTCGCGTCTCCTTCTCCTGGACGACAATTCTATGCATTGCTATTGGTTGCAGTCTGTTGCAGGTGATTATTGCCATTGAGTATGTGACTCTCATCATGACCAGAGGTATGATGTTTGTGCATATGACGCCCTGCCAGCTCAATGTGGACTTTGTTGTACTCCTGGTCTATGTCCTCTTCCTGATGGCCCTCACATTCTTCGTCTCCAAAGCCACCTTCTGTGGCCCGTGTGAGAACTGGAAGCAGCATGGAAGGCTCATCTTTATCACTGTACTCTTCTCCATCATCATCTGGGTGGTGTGGATCTCCATGCTCCTGAGAGGCAACCCACAGTTCCAGCGACAGCCCCAGTGGGACGACCCGGTCGTCTGCATTGCCCTGGTCACCAACGCATGGGTTTTCCTGCTGCTGTACATTGTCCCCGAGCTCTGCATTCTCTACAGATCGTGTAGGCAGGAGTGCCCTTCACAAGGCCATGCCTGCCCCGTCACAGCCTACCAACGCAGCTTCCAAGTGGAGAACCAGGAGCTCTCCAGAG